The proteins below come from a single Triticum aestivum cultivar Chinese Spring chromosome 5D, IWGSC CS RefSeq v2.1, whole genome shotgun sequence genomic window:
- the LOC123123176 gene encoding leucine-rich repeat extensin-like protein 6: protein MAMMGSTAAVLLALVVVASPLLLAASQPVGAPSMAPPAAAPATNNSRLEKAYVALQALKKAITDDPKNLTKNWCGPDVCSYYGVYCATAPDDPCARTVASVDLNHGDLAGTLPEELGLLSDLAVFHLNSNRFCGALPDALRSLHLLHEIDVSNNQLTGNFPSQLLCLPNVQYVDIRFNNFCGEVPAAIFEKKIDALFINNNNFEFTLPANFSSSTASVIVLANLPRVGGCLPSSIGDMAGTLNELILLNSGISSCIPPEIGKLDKLTVLDLSSNGIVGKLPDTIGNMRALEQLNVANNMLAGEIPESICALPNLKNFTYSHNFFCGEPHRCLEVPHIDDRQNCIAGRPDQRPGEQCIEFLHRPPAQCAAHGQSSPPPMYAPPPPMY from the exons ATGGCGATGatggggtcgacggcggcggtgctcCTGGCGCTGGTGGTGGTGGCGTcgccgctgctgctggcggcgtcGCAGCCGGTGGGGGCGCCGAGCATGGCGCCGCCAGCCGCGGCGCCGGCGACGAACAACTCGCGGCTGGAGAAGGCGTACGTGGCGCTGCAGGCGCTGAAGAAGGCCATCACGGACGACCCCAAGAACCTGACCAAGAACTGGTGCGGCCCCGACGTGTGCAGCTACTACGGCGTCTACTGCGCGACGGCGCCCGACGACCCGTGCGCGCGCACCGTGGCCTCCGTGGACCTCAACCACGGCGACCTGGCCGGCACGCTGCCGGAGGAGCTGGGCCTGCTCTCCGACCTCGCCGTCTTCCACCTCAACTCCAACCGCTTCTGCGGCGCGCTCCCGGACGCGCTCCGCTCCCTCCACCTCCTCCACGAGATCGACGTCAGCAACAACCAGCTCACCGGCAACTTCCCCTCTCAGCTCCTCTGCCTCCCCAACGTCCAGTACGTCGACATCAG GTTTAACAACTTCTGCGGCGAGGTGCCGGCGGCCATCTTCGAGAAGAAGATCGACGCGCTCTtcatcaacaacaacaacttcGAGTTCACGCTGCCGGCCAACTTCAGCAGCTCCACGGCGTCGGTGATCGTGCTGGCCAACCTGCCGCGGGTCGGGGGGTGCCTGCCCAGCAGCATCGGCGACATGGCCGGGACACTCAACGAGCTGATCCTCCTCAACAGCGGCATCTCCTCCTGCATCCCGCCGGAGATCGGCAAGCTGGACAAGCTCACGGTGCTCGACCTCAGCTCCAACGGCATCGTCGGCAAGCTGCCGGACACCATCGGCAACATGCGCGCCCTCGAGCAGCTCAACGTCGCGAACAACATGCTCGCCGGCGAGATCCCCGAGAGCATCTGCGCGCTGCCAAACCTCAAGAACTTCACCTACTCCCACAACTTCTTCTGCGGCGAGCCGCACCGGTGCCTCGAGGTGCCCCACATCGACGACCGGCAGAACTGCATCGCCGGACGCCCCGACCAGCGGCCTGGCGAGCAGTGCATCGAGTTCCTCCACCGGCCGCCGGCACAGTGTGCTGCGCACGGGCAATCGTCGCCACCGCCGATGTACGCGCCTCCACCGCCGATGTACTGA